A single region of the Populus nigra chromosome 2, ddPopNigr1.1, whole genome shotgun sequence genome encodes:
- the LOC133682091 gene encoding hydroquinone glucosyltransferase-like produces the protein MMVSEIEATKPHVAVVSVPLMGHIIPLLEFSKRLVVDHDFHVSFLVITTSNEASAAQDQLLQSPTLPPGLDVVYLPPIDVFSVTTDDMLVLTRLCVMVEESLKSLKSVLKELGELRAVVIDKFFTQAFDVCCELSIPAYLFYTSAIVMLTFSLSLPTLDCEVEGEFVDLAEPLKVPGCPPFPIEDLFDPLKNRKIDEYKWLLFHSSRFHLAAGIFVNSWKELESVTCKAITEDPFFKQIPTPPVLPVGPLIKGEEPLTARDIEYLAWLDKQPSDSVLFVALGSGGTLTADQLTELAWGIELSHQRFIFVVRKPTNSSASAAVFTAGSDIGNPMTYLPEGFLERTQERGLVVPSWAPQVAVLKHPSTGGFLSHCGWNSTLETIINGVPLIAWPLFAEQRMNATILAEHVGIAVKPVVKPGESLVGREEVERVVRLVIEGEKGRDMRRRTGELKESAAKALEIGGSSHDALERMAKEWKTESNV, from the coding sequence ATGATGGTATCTGAGATTGAAGCCACAAAACCCCATGTTGCCGTCGTTTCAGTTCCACTCATGGGGCATATCATACCCCTTCTTGAGTTCTCTAAACGATTAGTCGTCGACCATGACTTCCATGTCAGTTTCCTTGTCATCACCACCAGCAACGAAGCTTCGGCAGCGCAGGACCAGCTCCTCCAGTCACCCACCTTACCTCCTGGCCTCGACGTTGTCTACCTTCCTCCCATCGACGTGTTCTCTGTCACCACAGATGACATGCTTGTGCTTACTCGCCTTTGTGTCATGGTAGAAGAGAGCCTCAAGTCCCTGAAATCAGTCCTCAAAGAGTTGGGGGAGCTCAGAGCAGTTGTCATTGATAAGTTTTTTACCCAAGCCTTTGATGTCTGTTGTGAACTGTCAATTCCAGCGTACTTATTTTACACTTCAGCCATTGTTATGCTTACCTTTTCCTTGTCTCTACCAACTCTTGACTGTGAAGTGGAGGGTGAGTTTGTTGATCTCGCTGAACCATTGAAGGTCCCTGGTTGCCCTCCATTTCCTATTGAAGACCTATTTGACCCACTTAAAAACCGTAAGATTGATGAGTACAAATGGTTGTTGTTCCATTCCAGCCGTTTTCACCTGGCAGCAGGGATATTCGTTAACTCTTGGAAGGAACTAGAATCTGTGACCTGCAAAGCCATAACTGAGGACCCCTTCTTTAAACAGATACCCACACCTCCAGTTCTCCCAGTTGGACCGTTGATAAAAGGAGAAGAACCACTAACTGCCCGAGACATTGAGTATCTGGCTTGGCTTGACAAGCAACCATCCGATTCGGTGCTTTTTGTAGCACTTGGCAGTGGCGGTACATTAACAGCTGATCAACTCACTGAATTGGCATGGGGAATAGAACTGAGCCACCAAAGGTTCATATTTGTTGTGCGTAAGCCAACAAATAGTAGTGCATCAGCTGCAGTTTTCACTGCTGGAAGTGATATTGGCAATCCAATGACTTATTTGCCGGAGGGGTTCTTAGAGAGGACTCAAGAGAGGGGATTGGTGGTGCCATCATGGGCACCACAGGTGGCAGTGCTTAAACACCCTTCCACCGGTGGTTTTTTGTCTCACTGTGGGTGGAACTCAACATTGGAGACTATTATTAATGGAGTGCCTTTGATTGCTTGGCCACTTTTTGCTGAACAACGAATGAATGCCACGATACTTGCAGAGCATGTTGGAATAGCCGTCAAACCAGTGGTAAAACCAGGAGAGAGCTTGGTGGGACGTGAAGAGGTTGAAAGAGTAGTAAGATTGGTGATCGAGGGTGAAAAAGGGAGGGATATGAGGAGAAGGACTGGGGAGCTGAAAGAAAGCGCTGCTAAAGCTCTGGAGATTGGTGGATCGTCCCATGATGCGCTTGAGCGAATGGCCAAGGAATGGAAGACTGAGTCTAACGTCTGA
- the LOC133681863 gene encoding peroxisomal membrane protein 11A-like — protein MDPKPSPTPQNANEIPNKQGQRDFLNHLEVYLAKRDGVDKLLKISRYATKIILASSVLPETLIVTKRLKSFESSVGLSRKAFRLGKFVQDVNALRGSHFDSKQEIILSFIAYGGEGFYYFVEQFVWLAKSGLIDSKHSKSLGKISAWAEFVGYIGSISLKFRDLKKLSEDEVCLESSVGIAVTRGVGHQEEERRLWKLREKKLMKKLSIVQDFADGLMALADIRDGRGQFSGPLLVSCAGLLSALISTHKNWVSC, from the coding sequence ATGGATCCCAAGCCTTCACCAACCCCACAAAACGCCAATGAAATCCCTAATAAACAGGGACAAAGGGACTTTTTGAATCATTTAGAAGTATACCTTGCAAAGCGAGATGGGGTTGACAAGCTCCTCAAGATCTCACGTTACGCAACCAAGATCATCTTAGCCTCATCCGTCCTCCCCGAAACCTTAATCGTAACGAAACGACTCAAGAGTTTCGAATCAAGTGTTGGACTCAGTCGCAAAGCATTCCGACTTGGGAAATTCGTTCAAGATGTCAACGCATTAAGAGGCTCTCATTttgattcaaaacaagaaatcatCCTTTCCTTCATTGCCTATGGAGGTGaaggtttttattattttgttgagcAATTTGTTTGGTTGGCTAAATCGGGGTTGATCGATAGCAAACACTCCAAAAGTTTAGGAAAAATCAGTGCTTGGGCGGAGTTTGTTGGGTATATAGGGAgtatttctttgaaatttagAGATTTAAAGAAATTGAGTGAAGATGAGGTGTGCCTGGAATCCAGCGTTGGAATTGCAGTCACGAGAGGAGTTGGGCATCAAGAGGAAGAGAGGAGATTGTGGAAGCTGAGAGAGAAGAAGCTGATGAAGAAATTATCAATTGTGCAGGATTTTGCTGATGGGCTAATGGCTCTGGCTGATATTCGTGACGGCAGAGGGCAATTTTCAGGCCCCCTTTTGGTATCTTGTGCAGGCCTTCTATCTGCTCTTATTAGTACTCATAAGAATTGGGTCTCTTGCTGA
- the LOC133682261 gene encoding anthocyanidin 3-O-glucosyltransferase 5-like — MAVVENETAKPHVAIMPSPGIGHITPLLEIAKRLVVLHDFHVSFIVIATNEASAGQGNLLQSSTLPPGLDVVYLPTVDVFAVTTNGMPLAARLCAIVEEAIKSLKSVLVKLGKIKAVVVDLFCTQAFDICSELSIPAYLFFTASIALLNFSLYLPTLDREVEGEFVDLPEPVKVPGCPPIRPEDLLDQVKNRKIDEYKWYLFHSSRFHLGAGVFLNSWEDLEPANFKAITEGPFFKQIHTPPVHPVGPLVKLEEPLTASDADCLAWLDKQPPNSVLFVSLGSGGTLTVEQLTELAWGLELSHQRFIFVVRMPTNRSASAAFFNAGSDVSDPKTYLPTGFLERTQERGLVVPSWAPQVLVLKHPSTGGFLTHCGWNSTLEAVTHGMPMIAWPLYAEQRMNATILAEEIGIAIKPVAEPGASLVGREEVERVVRFAILEGKEMRKKIGELKDSAAKAMEIGGSSYDSLACLAKEWKS; from the coding sequence ATGGCAGTAGTTGAAAATGAAACCGCAAAGCCCCATGTTGCAATCATGCCAAGCCCAGGCATCGGGCATATCACCCCTCTTCTCGAGATCGCTAAACGACTGGTTGTCCTCCATGACTTTCATGTCAGTTTCATTGTCATCGCCACCAACGAAGCCTCTGCGGGCCAAGGCAATCTACTCCAATCATCCACCCTACCTCCAGGCCTTGACGTGGTGTACCTCCCTACTGTCGATGTTTTTGCGGTCACAACAAATGGCATGCCGTTGGCCGCTCGTCTTTGTGCCATAGTAGAAGAAGCCATCAAGTCCCTAAAATCTGTCCTCGTAAAGTTAGGAAAGATCAAAGCTGTTGTCGTTGACTTGTTTTGCACCCAGGCTTTTGACATCTGCAGCGAGCTTTCAATTCCTGCTTACTTGTTCTTCACTGCATCCATTGCCTTGCTCAACTTTTCTCTGTATTTACCGACTCTTGACCGCGAAGTGGAGGGCGAATTTGTTGATCTCCCCGAACCTGTTAAGGTCCCTGGTTGCCCTCCAATTCGACCTGAAGACCTCTTGGACCAGGTCAAAAACCGTAAGATTGATGAGTACAAATGGTATTTATTTCACTCCAGCAGGTTCCATTTGGGAGCTGGAGTATTTCTCAATTCCTGGGAGGATCTTGAACCAGCGAACTTTAAAGCTATCACAGAGGGTCCATTCTTCAAACAGATCCACACACCACCGGTTCACCCTGTTGGACCCCTAGTCAAACTAGAAGAGCCTCTGACTGCCTCAGATGCTGACTGCCTGGCCTGGTTAGACAAGCAACCTCCTAATTCAGTTCTTTTTGTGTCACTAGGCAGTGGCGGTACGTTAACAGTTGAGCAACTCACTGAATTAGCATGGGGACTTGAATTGAGCCATCAAAGGTTCATTTTTGTTGTTCGTATGCCAACAAATAGGAGTGCCTCCGCAGCATTTTTCAATGCAGGGAGTGATGTCAGTGATCCAAAGACATATCTGCCAACAGGATTTTTGGAGAGGACACAAGAAAGGGGGCTGGTGGTGCCATCATGGGCCCCGCAAGTTCTGGTGCTCAAACACCCATCAACCGGCGGGTTTTTAACTCACTGTGGGTGGAACTCAACGTTGGAGGCTGTGACTCATGGTATGCCTATGATCGCATGGCCACTCTATGCGGAACAGCGAATGAATGCTACAATTCTTGCAGAGGAAATTGGAATAGCTATCAAGCCAGTGGCGGAGCCAGGAGCGAGCTTGGTGGGACGTGAAGAGGTAGAAAGAGTGGTGAGATTTGCGATATTAGAAGGGAAAGAAATGAGGAAAAAGATTGGAGAGCTCAAAGATAGTGCTGCAAAAGCCATGGAGATTGGCGGGTCGTCTTATGACTCGCTAGCTTGTTTGGCCAAGGAATGGAAGTCTTAA
- the LOC133682224 gene encoding lysophospholipid acyltransferase LPEAT1 isoform X2 — protein MDTELKSMNPDPPKPEQPDPASRDDGSNSKDDRPLLKSDSNRISSTTGESIEELEKKFAAYVRNDVYGPMGRGELPLVEKVLLGIAVVTLVPIRFVLALLILVVYYIICRVCTLFSAPNRDEEEEQEDFAHMGGWRRAVIVWCGRFLSRMLLFVLGFYWISVSYRDIELPDQNKSSSQNEGKDQSEEPERLGAIISNHVSYLDILYHMSASFPSFVAKRSVAKLPLVGLISKCLGCVYVQRESKSSDFKGVSGIVTERVKESHENSSAPMMMLFPEGTTTNGDFLLPFKTGAFLATAPVRPVILRYPYQRFSPAWDSISGALHVFYLFCQFINHMEAVWLPVYYPSQEEKDDPKLYASNVRRLMAREGNLTMSDIGLAEKRIYHTALNGLF, from the exons ATGGATACCGAGCTCAAATCCATGAATCCGGACCCGCCCAAACCCGAGCAACCCGACCCGGCATCCCGAGACGATGGCTCGAACTCGAAAGACGACCGTCCGCTGCTTAAATCGGACTCGAACAGAATCAGCTCAACAACAGGTGAGAGCATCGAGGAGCTGGAGAAAAAATTCGCTGCGTATGTCCGCAATGACGTGTACGGTCCGATGGGACGTGGGGAGTTACCATTGGTCGAGAAAGTTCTGTTAGGAATCGCGGTGGTTACGCTGGTGCCGATACGATTTGTGCTCGCATTGCTTATATTGGTGGTGTATTATATAATTTGCAGGGTGTGTACGCTGTTTTCGGCGCCGAATCGggatgaggaggaggagcagGAGGATTTTGCGCATATGGGAGGGTGGAGAAGGGCGGTTATTGTTTGGTGTGGGAGGTTTTTGTCTAGAATGCTCCTTTTCGTGTTAGGGTTTTATTGGATTAGTGTAAGCTATAGAGATATTGAACTGCCTGATCAAAATAAATCTTCTTcccag AATGAGGGAAAAGATCAATCTGAAGAACCGGAAAGACTGGGGGCAATAATATCGAATCATGTTTCATATTTAGATATCTTGTACCACATGTCTGCTTCTTTTCCAAGCTTTGTTGCCAAG AGATCAGTGGCTAAACTTCCTCTGGTTGGTCTCATCAG TAAGTGCCTTGGTTGTGTATATGTTCAACGGGAGTCAAAGTCATCTGACTTCAAGGGTGTTTCAG GCATTGTGACTGAAAGAGTTAAAGAATCTCATGAAAATAGCTCTGCTCCTATGATGATGCTTTTTCCTG AAGGCACAACAACAAATGGAGACTTCCTTCTACCGTTTAAGACAGGTGCATTCTTAGCAACAGCTCCTGTGCGTCCAGTGATCCTGAGGTATCCGTACCAACGATTCAGTCCTGCCTGGGATTCAATATCTGGG GCGCTCCATGTGTTCTATCTTTTCTGTCAATTCATAAATCATATGGAAGCAGTATGGCTTCCTGTTTACTACCCATCACAGGAAGAAAAGGACGATCCAAAGCTATATGCTAGTAATGTCCGACGGTTGATGGCCCGTGAG GGTAATTTAACAATGTCAGATATTGGACTTGCCGAGAAGCGAATATATCATACTGCTCTGAATG GTTTGTTTTGA
- the LOC133682225 gene encoding deSI-like protein At4g17486, translated as MKLGSKKVWKSIIPLCSKGKSATRFCLFPKPRSASYGPGDTPVYLNVYDLTPMNGYAYWAGLGIFHSGVEVHGVEYAFGAHDYPTSGVFEVEPRQCPGFKFRRSIFIGTTCLDSIQVREFMEQHAASYHGDTYHLIVKNCNHFCKDICYKLTGKPIPKWVNRLAKIGSICNCVLPQSLKISAVRHDPCGQPYDSEKRRLRSAFSCLSSISMRQKQLSTSSLLLQSPLKGCLPWELRRSMNGSLKER; from the exons ATGAAACTTGGATCAAAGAAAGTATGGAAATCCATCATACCCCTTTGCTCGAAAGGCAAATCAGCCACCCGCTTTTGTTTGTTTCCCAAACCAAGATCGGCTAGCTATGGTCCAGGCGATACACCTGTTTATCTCAATGTGTATGACTTGACGCCAATGAATGGCTACGCCTATTGGGCAGGCCTCGGCATCTTTCACTCTGGTGTGGAAG TTCATGGAGTAGAATATGCATTTGGAGCCCATGACTACCCAACAAGTGGTGTTTTTGAGGTCGAGCCTCGGCAGTGCCCAGGCTTCAAGTTCAGGAGGTCCATATTCATTGGGACCACATGCCTGGACTCCATTCAGGTTAGAGAATTCATGGAGCAGCATGCTGCGAGCTATCATGGTGATACATATCACTTGATTGTTAAGAATTGCAACCATTTCTGCAAGGATATTTGTTACAAGCTGACTGGGAAACCAATTCCAAAGTGGGTAAATCGACTGGCAAAAATAG GTTCAATATGCAACTGCGTGCTTCCTCAATCCCTTAAAATTTCTGCTGTGCGACATGACCCCTGCGGCCAACCTTATGACAGTGAGAAGAGAAGGTTAAGAAGTGCTTTTAGTTGCCTGTCTTCAATCTCAATGCGACAAAAGCAGCTGTCAACTTCTTCATTACTGCTACAATCACCTTTGAAAGGCTGCCTGCCATGGGAATTGAGAAGGTCCATGAACGGTTCtttgaaagaaagatga
- the LOC133682224 gene encoding lysophospholipid acyltransferase LPEAT1 isoform X1: protein MDTELKSMNPDPPKPEQPDPASRDDGSNSKDDRPLLKSDSNRISSTTGESIEELEKKFAAYVRNDVYGPMGRGELPLVEKVLLGIAVVTLVPIRFVLALLILVVYYIICRVCTLFSAPNRDEEEEQEDFAHMGGWRRAVIVWCGRFLSRMLLFVLGFYWISVSYRDIELPDQNKSSSQNEGKDQSEEPERLGAIISNHVSYLDILYHMSASFPSFVAKRSVAKLPLVGLISKCLGCVYVQRESKSSDFKGVSGIVTERVKESHENSSAPMMMLFPEGTTTNGDFLLPFKTGAFLATAPVRPVILRYPYQRFSPAWDSISGALHVFYLFCQFINHMEAVWLPVYYPSQEEKDDPKLYASNVRRLMAREGNLTMSDIGLAEKRIYHTALNGNISLPSVLHQKDD from the exons ATGGATACCGAGCTCAAATCCATGAATCCGGACCCGCCCAAACCCGAGCAACCCGACCCGGCATCCCGAGACGATGGCTCGAACTCGAAAGACGACCGTCCGCTGCTTAAATCGGACTCGAACAGAATCAGCTCAACAACAGGTGAGAGCATCGAGGAGCTGGAGAAAAAATTCGCTGCGTATGTCCGCAATGACGTGTACGGTCCGATGGGACGTGGGGAGTTACCATTGGTCGAGAAAGTTCTGTTAGGAATCGCGGTGGTTACGCTGGTGCCGATACGATTTGTGCTCGCATTGCTTATATTGGTGGTGTATTATATAATTTGCAGGGTGTGTACGCTGTTTTCGGCGCCGAATCGggatgaggaggaggagcagGAGGATTTTGCGCATATGGGAGGGTGGAGAAGGGCGGTTATTGTTTGGTGTGGGAGGTTTTTGTCTAGAATGCTCCTTTTCGTGTTAGGGTTTTATTGGATTAGTGTAAGCTATAGAGATATTGAACTGCCTGATCAAAATAAATCTTCTTcccag AATGAGGGAAAAGATCAATCTGAAGAACCGGAAAGACTGGGGGCAATAATATCGAATCATGTTTCATATTTAGATATCTTGTACCACATGTCTGCTTCTTTTCCAAGCTTTGTTGCCAAG AGATCAGTGGCTAAACTTCCTCTGGTTGGTCTCATCAG TAAGTGCCTTGGTTGTGTATATGTTCAACGGGAGTCAAAGTCATCTGACTTCAAGGGTGTTTCAG GCATTGTGACTGAAAGAGTTAAAGAATCTCATGAAAATAGCTCTGCTCCTATGATGATGCTTTTTCCTG AAGGCACAACAACAAATGGAGACTTCCTTCTACCGTTTAAGACAGGTGCATTCTTAGCAACAGCTCCTGTGCGTCCAGTGATCCTGAGGTATCCGTACCAACGATTCAGTCCTGCCTGGGATTCAATATCTGGG GCGCTCCATGTGTTCTATCTTTTCTGTCAATTCATAAATCATATGGAAGCAGTATGGCTTCCTGTTTACTACCCATCACAGGAAGAAAAGGACGATCCAAAGCTATATGCTAGTAATGTCCGACGGTTGATGGCCCGTGAG GGTAATTTAACAATGTCAGATATTGGACTTGCCGAGAAGCGAATATATCATACTGCTCTGAATGGTAATATTAGCCTGCCTAGTGTTTTGCATCAGAAAGACGATTGA